ACTTGATCGGGAGGCTCTCGAGCCTGATTGGCGTGGTGTCGTTCTTCTATCTGTTCTATCGCTTGCTGTCGGCCCACGACATCGGCGAACTGCTGGCCAACCGGCATTTTTCCCTGAGCAGCTTCCTGCTGGCGATCTCGCTGTCGGCCTCCTGGCAGATCGCGTTCGGCCCTTATGTCGCCGACTATTCGCGCTACCTGCCGAGAAGCACATCAGCCCTGAAAACCTTTCTCGCCGTCGGCCTGGGATCGGTCATCGGCACCCAGATTTCGATGATCTTCGGGGTGTTCGTCGCCGCGCTGGCGGGGGATCAGTTCGCCGGTCATGAGGTGTCCTACATCGTCGGCCTGGGTGCGAGTGGCTTTGTGGCGTCGCTGCTGTTTTTCAGCATCGTGTTCGGCAAGGTCACCATCACCACCCTCAACGCTTATGGCAGCTTCATGTCAATGGCAACGATCGTCAGCGGCTTCCGGGGCAATCAGGAAATCTCCAGGGTGTCGCGCCTGCTCTACGTGCTGGTCATGGTCGGCGCGGCGACGGCGCTGGCCTTGATGGGCCGGCACTCGTTCCTGCACGACTTCTCCGCCTTCATCCTGTTCCTGCTGGCGTTTTTCACCCCCTGGAGCGCGATCAACCTGGTGGATTTCTACCTGGTGACCAAGGAGCGCTATGACATTCCGGCCCTGTCGGATCCTGATGGCCGTTACGGCCGCTGGAATATGCCCGGCATTGCCGTCTACACCCTCGGCGTGCTGATCCAGATGCCGTTCATTGCCACCAGTTTCTACACAGGCCCACTGGTCGAAACCCTCGGCGGCACCGATATTTCGTGGCTGATCGGCCTGATCGTCCCCGCCTTCATTTACTACTGGGTGGCACGGGGTTCGCGACAACGCGTGCCTGCACGGCTGATTCTCCCGCAAGAGTCCAATCCGGTCTGATCCGGCTGCAGGGCGGCCCGCCGGGGCCGCCCTGCCTCGTCACCCGAACGATCACTTTTCCCCTGGTGAAAGCACCATGCTTGCAATCCACGCCTCCACCCATTCACCGCTCAGCGCTCGCGACCGGCTGGTTCATGCCGCCGTCGAGCTGTTCGCAACACGTGGCTTCCAGGCCATTGGCTTGCGTGATCTGGCAGGTCACGTAGGGCTGCAGGCCGGCTCGCTTTACCATCACATCGAAAACAAACAGTGCCTGTTGTTCGAACTCATCGAGTCGGCCTTGTCAGACCTGCTGATCATCACCAGGCGGCGCATGAAAGGCGCCAGGACGCCTGCCGAGCGGGTGCGTCGTTTTGTCCACGCCTTCGTCAGCTTTACCTTGAACGACAGGCACCGATTGATATTGGTGACCCGCGAGTTCGTGAACCTCGACGAGGTACACCAGCAACACGCCGACAAATTGAAGCGAGCGCACCACGCGCTATTGAACGAAATCATCGCCGAACAACGTGAACCGAAGAGCCAGCCAAATGCCGAGACCGGCCTGATCACCCATGCCGTGATGGGCATGCTCTACGGCCAGTTGCACTGGAACGAATTGGAGATGTCGGAGCAGCACCTGACGGAACTGCTCACCGGTTGCGTCATGCGCATGATCGCGAGCAGCAAGGAAGATGTTCGATAAGCAATCGGATGCTGCAGCGAGGCTCGTCTCATGCAAGCGGAGATTCAGTCATCCCCACGCCCCTTCGCCCGAGCTGCTTGACGCCATACATGGCCTGATCCGCCGCCTTGAGCAACGCATCGAGACTCTGGCCATGAACCGGGCACAGTGAAACCCCGACACTGCACGATACCGATAGCTCTCCTGCACTGGTCACGACTTTCCGGGCGATGGAGTCGAACACCCTCGCCGCCTGCACCTCGGCACTCCGGGGGTCGGAAAGGTTGGAAATCAGCATGACGAATTCGTCGCCACCGTACCGGGCAACGGTGTCACATGGGCGGCTGGATTGAAGCATGCGACCGGCGACCGCCCGAAGAACCTCGTCACCGACGTCATGGCCGTATTGATCGTTGATTTCCTTGAAGTGATCCAGGTCGATCAACAGCACGGCAAACGCAATACCCTTCGTTTCCCAATCCGAGTGCGCCTGGGCGAAACGCTCGGCGAGCAGGTATCGGTTGGGTAGTTGCGTGAGCACGTCATGGGTGGCGAGCCAGGCCGCGCGCTCGTGCTCGATTTCGGCTCTTTCCATCGACTTGAAATGCCTGATCAAGACCATCGGCATCAGCACCAGGGCCCCGGCCAGTACCAGAAGAATCATCAGCATTTCTTCGGTCAGGACGTCCCCGAAACGCAGTTGCCGCTCGAACAGCAGGGTCATGGGCTGCGATGAATTGAGAATTTCGACACGGTCATTCAATTGCGGCAACAGCAGGCGATCGAGGAAGCCGGCCTGTTGAACCTGCGTTGAAAAAACATCGCTCTCAGATCCGGCCGCCGTCTTCAGCACGGCGGTTATATGAACCAGCGGATCGACATTCGCGTGATTGACGGCCTCAGACAGTGCACCGGTCTTGACCAACAGCAACGCGACCATGGTGCTGCCGAAAAAATTCGGGCTGGCACGCCCGCGCTCCTGCTCGGGTCGAGTGACTGACTGCATCAGAATGTAGGCACTCCCGCCTTCGTACATGGAGAACACGGGAGAAACCGCGGGCTTCTGGCTGCTGTGGGTGCGTGCCAGTGCGTAGGAAAGATAGGGGACCGTTTCCAGCCTTACGCCGTAAATCGAGCTGGATTCAGGCAGCGACGGGTACATGAACAACACAGGCCAGGTCTCACTCAAAAAGGCCTGGGGTCCATTGGGTTGCTGAGTGAGACTGGGGAAATCCTTGAGCTCGAAGTCTGGCCGCCATGTGC
This genomic interval from Pseudomonas putida contains the following:
- a CDS encoding purine-cytosine permease family protein, with product MSASKESAQRKTYIERRSIDYIPESERHGRLLSQFTLWFGANLQVTAIVTGALAVVLGGDVFWSLIGLLVGQLLGGAIMALHAAQGPQLGLPQMISSRVQFGVYGAVIPIVLACLMYIGFSASGSVLAGQAISQLINVSDGTGILIFAAMIVVLTVLGYRTIHLIGRLSSLIGVVSFFYLFYRLLSAHDIGELLANRHFSLSSFLLAISLSASWQIAFGPYVADYSRYLPRSTSALKTFLAVGLGSVIGTQISMIFGVFVAALAGDQFAGHEVSYIVGLGASGFVASLLFFSIVFGKVTITTLNAYGSFMSMATIVSGFRGNQEISRVSRLLYVLVMVGAATALALMGRHSFLHDFSAFILFLLAFFTPWSAINLVDFYLVTKERYDIPALSDPDGRYGRWNMPGIAVYTLGVLIQMPFIATSFYTGPLVETLGGTDISWLIGLIVPAFIYYWVARGSRQRVPARLILPQESNPV
- a CDS encoding TetR/AcrR family transcriptional regulator, translating into MLAIHASTHSPLSARDRLVHAAVELFATRGFQAIGLRDLAGHVGLQAGSLYHHIENKQCLLFELIESALSDLLIITRRRMKGARTPAERVRRFVHAFVSFTLNDRHRLILVTREFVNLDEVHQQHADKLKRAHHALLNEIIAEQREPKSQPNAETGLITHAVMGMLYGQLHWNELEMSEQHLTELLTGCVMRMIASSKEDVR
- a CDS encoding sensor domain-containing diguanylate cyclase — its product is MIWTKRRSSLLGFIFLAVGLVLFSALLLLKSETQRRETYFSEYVQNISGVVRNQLDTNEAVLSGFSAFLQAVDQSDTEATARYAAAVLSAYPHIYMLEVARAVPVSEQVAFEKLLRRTWRPDFELKDFPSLTQQPNGPQAFLSETWPVLFMYPSLPESSSIYGVRLETVPYLSYALARTHSSQKPAVSPVFSMYEGGSAYILMQSVTRPEQERGRASPNFFGSTMVALLLVKTGALSEAVNHANVDPLVHITAVLKTAAGSESDVFSTQVQQAGFLDRLLLPQLNDRVEILNSSQPMTLLFERQLRFGDVLTEEMLMILLVLAGALVLMPMVLIRHFKSMERAEIEHERAAWLATHDVLTQLPNRYLLAERFAQAHSDWETKGIAFAVLLIDLDHFKEINDQYGHDVGDEVLRAVAGRMLQSSRPCDTVARYGGDEFVMLISNLSDPRSAEVQAARVFDSIARKVVTSAGELSVSCSVGVSLCPVHGQSLDALLKAADQAMYGVKQLGRRGVGMTESPLA